In Scomber japonicus isolate fScoJap1 chromosome 7, fScoJap1.pri, whole genome shotgun sequence, one genomic interval encodes:
- the serpinc1 gene encoding antithrombin-III: protein MKPCDWLLALAFLPLVSFAAQPDICSAKPKDLPLEPRCVYRGPETPEGPEGPTQEPEQIPESTNPRVWELSKANGRFALSLYRQLALSKTPEANIFMSPISVSTAFAMTKLGACEQTLQQIMEVFEFDTIKGKTSDQVHFFFAKLNCRLYRKKDETTELISANRLFGEKSLMFNETYQNISETVYGAKLLPLNFKENPEQARVTINDWISNKTENRIQDTLPPGVLDSTAVLVLVNTIYFKGQWKNKFDKDNNFADDFHVSESRRCSVNMMYQETKFRYRYFPDDQVQLLEMPYRGDDITMVIVLPSRSSTLAQVEEGLDLRKLTLWLDQMKETMVSVHVPRFRVEDSFSLKEKLQKMGLTDLFNPEAASLPGILQDGSDGLFISDAFHKAFLEVNEEGSEAAAATVAVAIGRSFPTNREVFRANRPFLLLIREVSINTLLFIGRVADPCDQ, encoded by the exons ATGAAGCCTTGTGATTGGCTGTTGGCTCTGGCGTTCCTGCCGCTCGTGTCTTTCGCCGCCCAGCCGGACATCTGCAGCGCCAAACCCAAAGACCTTCCTCTGGAGCCGCGCTGCGTCTACCGCGGCCCCGAGACCCCCGAGGGCCCCGAGGGCCCGACGCAGGAGCCCGAGCAGATCCCAGAGTCCACCAACCCTCGAGTGTGGGAGCTGTCGAAGGCCAACGGTCGCTTCGCCCTGTCGCTGTACCGCCAGCTGGCCCTCAGTAAGACCCCCGAGGCCAACATCTTCATGTCCCCCATCAGCGTCTCCACCGCTTTCGCCATGACCAAGCTGGGAGCCTGCGAGCAAACGCTGCAGCAGATCATGGAG GTGTTTGAGTTTGACACCATCAAGGGGAAGACGTCCGATCAGGTCCACTTCTTCTTCGCCAAACTGAACTGCCGTCTGTACAGGAAGAAGGACGAGACCACCGAGCTGATCTCTGCCAATCGGCTGTTTGGAGAAAAATCTCTGATGTTCAACGAGACGTACCAGAACATCAGCGAGACTGTGTACGGCGCCAAGCTGCTGCCGCTCAACTTCAAG GAGAACCCAGAGCAGGCCCGTGTCACCATCAACGACTGGATCTCCAACAAGACAGAGAACCGGATCCAGGACACGCTCCCGCCGGGGGTTTTGGACTCCACTgcggtcctggtcctggtcaaCACCATCTACTTCAAG GGTCAGTGGAAGAACAAGTTCGACAAAGACAACAACTTCGCCGATGACTTCCACGTCAGCGAGAGCCGCCGCTGCTCCGTCAACATGATGTACCAGGAGACCAAGTTCAGGTACAGGTACTTCCCCGACGACCAGGTGCAGCTGCTGGAGATGCCCTACCGCGGAGACGACATCACCATGGTGATCGTCCTGCCGAGCAGAAGCAGCACGCTAGCACAG gtggaggAGGGTCTGGACCTCAGGAAGTTAACCCTCTGGTTGGATCAGATGAAGGAAACGATGGTTTCTGTTCACGTTCCTCGATTCAGAGTCGAAGACAGTTTCAGTCTGAAGGAGAAGCTTCAGAAGATGGGCCTGACTGACCTGTTCAACCCTGAGGCTGCTAGTCtgccag gcaTTTTGCAGGACGGCTCTGATGGTCTTTTCATCTCTGATGCGTTCCATAAAGCTTTCCTAGAG GTGaacgaggaaggaagtgaggctGCAGCTGCCACCGTTGCCGTGGCGATCGGTCGCTCCTTCCCGACCAATCGGGAGGTTTTCCGGGCCAACCGTCCGTTCCTGCTGCTAATCAGAGAAGTCTCCATCAACACGCTGCTGTTCATTGGCCGCGTGGCCGACCCCTGCGACCAATAG